One genomic region from Rattus norvegicus strain BN/NHsdMcwi chromosome 10, GRCr8, whole genome shotgun sequence encodes:
- the Serpinf2 gene encoding alpha-2-antiplasmin precursor → MALLRGLLVLSLSCLQGPSSMFSPVSAMDLPGQQPVSEQAQQKLPPLALLKLGNQDLGDHATLKRSPGDCKSAPTTEETRRLSQAMMAFTTDLFSLVAQTSTSSNLVLSPLSVALALSHLALGARNQTLENLQRVLHMNMGSCIPHLLSHFCQNLNPGTIRLAARIYLQKGFPIKDDFLEQSEKLFGAKPVKLTGRQEEDLMNINKWVKEATEGKIEDFLSELPDNTVLLLLNAIHFHGFWRTKFDPSLTQKDSFHLDEQFTVPVAMMHAQSYPLRWFLLEQPEIQVAHFPFQNNMSFVVIMPTYFGWNVSEVLANLTWDTLYQPSMREKPTKVRLPKLHLEQHLDLVATLSKLGLQDLFQSPDLRGISDQSLVVSSVQHQSTMELSEAGVEAAAATSTAMTRMSLSSFFLNRPFIFFIMEETIGIPLFVGSVRNPDPSAQPQPQEQQDSPDNRRLDQNDKADIPGGKTFAPDLKLVPRLEEDYPQFSSPK, encoded by the exons ATGGCACTGCTCCGGGGGCTCCTGGTACTTAGCTTGTCCTGTCTGCAAGGTCCCAGTTCAATG TTCTCTCCTGTGAGTGCCATGGATCTCCCGGGCCAGCAG CCAGTGAGTGAGCAAGCCCAGCAGAAGCTGCCCCCACTTGCCCTCCTCAAGTTGGGCAACCAG GATCTTGGTGACCATGCTACCCTGAAGAGGTCCCCAGGAGATTGCAAGAGTGCCCCAACTACAGAGGAGACTCGCAGGCTGTCTCAGGCCATGATGGCTTTTACTACTGACCTGTTCTCCCTGGTGGCCCAAACATCCACCAGCTCCAACCTTGTCCTGTCACCCCTTAGTGTGGCCCTAGCACTCTCTCACCTGGCACTAG GTGCTCGGAACCAAACACTGGAGAACCTGCAACGAGTGCTGCACATGAACATGGGATCCTGCATCCCGcatctactgagccatttctgccAGAACCTAAACCCCGGGACAATCCGACTGGCGGCCAGAATATACTTGCAGAAAG GATTTCCCATCAAAGATGATTTCCTGGAGCAATCGGAAAAGCTCTTTGGCGCGAAGCCCGTGAAACTGActggaaggcaggaagaagacCTGATGAACATCAACAAATGGGTGAAGGAGGCCACAGAAGGGAAGATTGAGGATTTCCTCTCTGAGCTGCCGGATAACACCGTGCTGCTCCTCCTCAATGCCATCCACTTTCACG GTTTCTGGAGGACCAAGTTTGACCCCAGCCTCACCCAGAAAGACTCCTTCCACCTGGACGAGCAGTTCACGGTGCCAGTGGCCATGATGCACGCACAGTCATACCCCCTTCGATGGTTCCTGCTGGAGCAACCTGAGATACAG GTGGCTCATTTCCCATTTCAGAACAACATGAGCTTCGTGGTCATAATGCCCACTTACTTTGGGTGGAACGTGTCCGAGGTACTAGCCAACCTGACCTGGGACACTCTGTACCAGCCCTCGATGCGGGAGAAGCCCACCAAGGTGCGGCTGCCTAAACTTCATCTGGAACAGCATCTGGACCTGGTGGCCACCCTCAGCAAGCTGG GCCTACAGGACTTGTTCCAGAGCCCAGACCTGCGTGGGATCTCTGACCAGAGTCTGGTGGTGTCTAGTGTGCAGCACCAGTCTACCATGGAGCTCAGTGAGGCTGGTGTGGAGGCAGCGGCAGCTACCAGCACAGCCATGACTCGAAtgtccctttcctccttctttttgaACCGACcattcatcttcttcatcatggAGGAGACCATAGGCATACCCCTCTTTGTGGGAAGTGTGAGAAACCCTGACCCCAGTgcacagccccagccccaggaacAGCAAGACTCCCCTGACAACAGGCGCTTAGACCAGAATGACAAAGCTGACATCCCCGGAGGCAAGACCTTTGCTCCTGACTTGAAACTTGTGCCCCGCCTGGAGGAAGATTATCCCCAGTTTAGCTCCCCCAAATGA
- the Serpinf2 gene encoding alpha-2-antiplasmin isoform X1, with protein sequence MMAFTTDLFSLVAQTSTSSNLVLSPLSVALALSHLALGARNQTLENLQRVLHMNMGSCIPHLLSHFCQNLNPGTIRLAARIYLQKGFPIKDDFLEQSEKLFGAKPVKLTGRQEEDLMNINKWVKEATEGKIEDFLSELPDNTVLLLLNAIHFHGFWRTKFDPSLTQKDSFHLDEQFTVPVAMMHAQSYPLRWFLLEQPEIQVAHFPFQNNMSFVVIMPTYFGWNVSEVLANLTWDTLYQPSMREKPTKVRLPKLHLEQHLDLVATLSKLGLQDLFQSPDLRGISDQSLVVSSVQHQSTMELSEAGVEAAAATSTAMTRMSLSSFFLNRPFIFFIMEETIGIPLFVGSVRNPDPSAQPQPQEQQDSPDNRRLDQNDKADIPGGKTFAPDLKLVPRLEEDYPQFSSPK encoded by the exons ATGATGGCTTTTACTACTGACCTGTTCTCCCTGGTGGCCCAAACATCCACCAGCTCCAACCTTGTCCTGTCACCCCTTAGTGTGGCCCTAGCACTCTCTCACCTGGCACTAG GTGCTCGGAACCAAACACTGGAGAACCTGCAACGAGTGCTGCACATGAACATGGGATCCTGCATCCCGcatctactgagccatttctgccAGAACCTAAACCCCGGGACAATCCGACTGGCGGCCAGAATATACTTGCAGAAAG GATTTCCCATCAAAGATGATTTCCTGGAGCAATCGGAAAAGCTCTTTGGCGCGAAGCCCGTGAAACTGActggaaggcaggaagaagacCTGATGAACATCAACAAATGGGTGAAGGAGGCCACAGAAGGGAAGATTGAGGATTTCCTCTCTGAGCTGCCGGATAACACCGTGCTGCTCCTCCTCAATGCCATCCACTTTCACG GTTTCTGGAGGACCAAGTTTGACCCCAGCCTCACCCAGAAAGACTCCTTCCACCTGGACGAGCAGTTCACGGTGCCAGTGGCCATGATGCACGCACAGTCATACCCCCTTCGATGGTTCCTGCTGGAGCAACCTGAGATACAG GTGGCTCATTTCCCATTTCAGAACAACATGAGCTTCGTGGTCATAATGCCCACTTACTTTGGGTGGAACGTGTCCGAGGTACTAGCCAACCTGACCTGGGACACTCTGTACCAGCCCTCGATGCGGGAGAAGCCCACCAAGGTGCGGCTGCCTAAACTTCATCTGGAACAGCATCTGGACCTGGTGGCCACCCTCAGCAAGCTGG GCCTACAGGACTTGTTCCAGAGCCCAGACCTGCGTGGGATCTCTGACCAGAGTCTGGTGGTGTCTAGTGTGCAGCACCAGTCTACCATGGAGCTCAGTGAGGCTGGTGTGGAGGCAGCGGCAGCTACCAGCACAGCCATGACTCGAAtgtccctttcctccttctttttgaACCGACcattcatcttcttcatcatggAGGAGACCATAGGCATACCCCTCTTTGTGGGAAGTGTGAGAAACCCTGACCCCAGTgcacagccccagccccaggaacAGCAAGACTCCCCTGACAACAGGCGCTTAGACCAGAATGACAAAGCTGACATCCCCGGAGGCAAGACCTTTGCTCCTGACTTGAAACTTGTGCCCCGCCTGGAGGAAGATTATCCCCAGTTTAGCTCCCCCAAATGA